A genome region from Setaria italica strain Yugu1 chromosome III, Setaria_italica_v2.0, whole genome shotgun sequence includes the following:
- the LOC101757807 gene encoding aspartyl protease family protein 2 produces the protein MAARGHVLALLVLLALAAAAMASGGRHQQRHRHHGRKSARLRLIPSAPDASLADRARDDRHRNAYIRSTMASRRRAAEVGASAFAMPLSSGAYTGTGQYFVRFRVGTPAQPFVLVADTGSDLTWVKCRRGAAAGSPPSAQPAREFRPAASKSWSPIACSSDTCTSYVPFSLANCSSPASPCAYDYRYKDGSAARGVVGTDSATIALSASGRVGGGADSSRRAKLQGVVLGCTASYDGQSFQSSDGVLSLGNSNISFASRAAARFGGRFSYCLVDHLAPRNATSYLTFGPGPGDAAAPEQTPLLLDRRMSPFYAVTVDTVYVAGEALDIPADVWDVEKNGGAILDSGTSLTILATPAYAAVVAALSKQLAGLPRVSMDPFEYCYNWTAGAPEIPKLEVHFAGSARLEPPAKSYVIDAAPGVKCIGVQEGAWPGVSVIGNILQQEHLWEFDLRDRWLRFKHTRCAQ, from the exons atggcggcgcgcggccaCGTGCTAGCGCTGCTCGTgctgctcgcgctcgccgcggcggccatggcgagcggcgggcggcaccaGCAGCGGCACCGGCACCACGGAAGGAAGTCGGCGCGGCTGAGGCTGATCCCCTCCGCGCCGGACGCTTCCCTCGCCGACCGGGCGCGGGACGACCGGCACCGGAACGCGTACATCCGGTCCACGATGGCGTcgcgccggcgcgcggcggaggtgggcgcgTCGGCGTTCGCGATGCCGCTGTCGTCGGGGGCGTACACCGGCACGGGGCAGTACTTCGTGCGGTTCCGCGTGGGCACCCCCGCGCAGCCGTTCGTGCTGGTGGCGGACACCGGCAGCGACCTCACCTGGGTCAagtgccgccgcggcgccgccgcaggatcgccgccgtccgcccAGCCGGCGCGCGAGTTCCGGCCCGCCGCATCCAAGTCGTGGTCGCCCATCGCGTGCTCCTCCGACACGTGCACGTCCTACGTGCCCTTCTCCCTCGCCAactgctcgtcgccggccagcCCCTGCGCCTACGACTACCG GTACAAGGACggctcggcggcgcgcggcgtggtGGGCACGGACTCGGCGACCATCGCGCTGTCCGCGAgcggccgcgtcggcggcggcgcggacagCAGCAGGCGGGCGAAGCTGCAGGGCGTGGTGCTTGGCTGCACGGCCTCATACGACGGCCAGAGCTTCCAGTCATCCGATGGCGTGCTCAGCCTGGGCAACAGCAACATCTCCTTcgcgtcccgcgccgccgcgcgcttcGGGGGCCGCTTCTCCTACTGCCTCGTCGACCACCTCGCCCCGCGCAACGCCACCAGCTACCTCACCTTCGGCCCGGGGcccggggacgccgccgcgccggagcagACGCCGCTGCTGCTCGACCGCCGGATGAGCCCGTTCTACGCCGTGACGGTCGACACCGTCTACGTGGCCGGCGAGGCGCTCGACATCCCGGCGGACGTGTGGGACGTCGAAAAGAACGGCGGCGCGATCCTCGACTCCGGCACGAGCCTCACCATCCTCGCCACGCCGGCGTACGCGGCCGTGGTCGCCGCGCTGAGCAAGCAGCTCGCGGGGCTACCGAGGGTGAGCATGGACCCGTTCGAGTACTGCTACAACTGGACGGCTGGCGCGCCGGAGATCCCGAAGCTGGAGGTGCACTTCGCCGGCTCGGCGCGGCTGGAGCCGCCGGCGAAGAGCTACGTGATCGACGCGGCGCCTGGGGTGAAGTGCATCGGCGTGCAGGAGGGCGCGTGGCCAGGGGTGTCGGTCATCGGCAACATCCTGCAGCAGGAGCACCTCTGGGAGTTCGACCTCAGGGACCGGTGGCTCCGGTTCAAGCACACGCGCTGTGCCCAATGA
- the LOC101758222 gene encoding aspartyl protease family protein 2, giving the protein MEWSGNLLAVLVLAAAAAVASGKSARLELVPAAPVASVAQRARDDRHRHAYISAKLASRRGGSRRVAAEVGSSAASLPVSSGAYAGTGQYFVKFLVGTPAQEFTLVADTGSDLTWVKCHGAGAATPGRVFCPKNSESWAPIPCSSNTCKLDVPFSLANCSAPASPCSYDYRYKEASAGARGVVGTDSATIALPGGNVAQLRDVVLGCSSTHDGQSFQAADGVLSLGNSKISFASRAAARFGGSFSYCLVDHLAPRDATGYLAFGPGGPAPRDAAPAAQTPLLLDPQMPFYGVKVEAIHVAGKALAIPAEVWDASKNGGAILDSGTTLTVLASPAYKAVVAALSAHLAGIPKVAFPPFEHCYNWTARRPGAPEIPKLAVQFAGSARLEPPAKSYVIDVKPDVKCIGVQEGEWPGVSVIGNILQQEHLWEFDVKNRFVRFKQSTSCTR; this is encoded by the exons ATGGAGTGGAGCGGCAACCTTCTGGCGGTACTggtgctcgccgcggcggccgccgtcgcgagCGGCAAGTCGGCGAGGCTGGAGCTGGTCCCCGCCGCGCCGGTTGCGTCCGTGGCCCAGCGGGCGAGGGACGACCGGCACCGGCACGCGTACATCTCCGCCAAGCTGGCGTCGCGCCGAGGCGGAAGCCGGCGGGTTGCGGCGGAGGTGGGGTCGTCCGCGGCCTCCTTGCCGGTGTCGTCGGGGGCGTACGCCGGCACAGGGCAGTACTTTGTAAAGTTCCTCGTGGGCACGCCCGCGCAGGAGTTCACGCTGGTGGCGGACACCGGCAGCGACCTCACCTGGGTGAAGtgccacggcgccggcgccgctacGCCTGGGCGCGTATTCTGTCCCAAGAACTCCGAGTCGTGGGCGCCCATCCCGTGCTCGTCCAACACGTGCAAGTTGGACGTGCCCTTCTCCCTCGCCAACTGCTCCGCGCCCGCCAGCCCCTGCTCCTACGATTACCG GTACAAGGAAGCCTCGGCGGGTGCGCGCGGCGTGGTGGGCACCGACTCGGCGACCATCGCGCTGCCCGGCGGCAACGTGGCGCAGCTGCGGGACGTCGTCCTGGGTTGCTCCTCCACGCACGACGGCCAGAGCTTCCAGGCAGCGGACGGCGTGCTCAGCCTGGGGAACAGCAAGATCTCCTTCgcttcccgcgccgccgcgcgcttcGGGGGCAGCTTCTCCTACTGCCTCGTCGACCACCTCGCCCCGCGCGACGCCACCGGGTACCTCGCCTTCGGCCCCGGCGGGCCAGCGCCCCGggacgcggcgccggcggcgcagaCGCCCCTGCTGCTAGACCCCCAGATGCCCTTCTACGGCGTAAAGGTCGAGGCCATCCACGTCGCCGGCAAGGCCCTCGCCATCCCCGCCGAGGTGTGGGACGCGTCGAAGAACGGCGGCGCCATCCTTGACTCCGGCACGACGCTGACGGTCCTCGCCTCCCCGGCGTACAAGGCGGTGGTCGCGGCGCTGAGCGCGCACCTGGCTGGGATCCCCAAGGTGGCCTTCCCCCCGTTCGAGCACTGCTACAACTGGACGGCGCGCCGTCCGGGGGCGCCGGAGATCCCCAAGCTGGCGGTGCAGTTCGCCGGGTCGGCGCGGCTGGAGCCGCCGGCGAAGAGCTACGTGATCGACGTGAAGCCGGACGTGAAGTGCATTGGTGTGCAGGAGGGCGAGTGGCCCGGGGTCTCCGTGATCGGCAACATCCTGCAGCAGGAGCACCTCTGGGAGTTCGACGTCAAGAACCGGTTTGTCAGGTTCAAGCAGTCGACCAGCTGCACCCGATGA